The Vulpes vulpes isolate BD-2025 chromosome 8, VulVul3, whole genome shotgun sequence genome has a window encoding:
- the GSG1 gene encoding germ cell-specific gene 1 protein has product MAKMEFSKGSSGQRTLLSAILNMLSLSLSTTSLLSNSWFVGTQKVPKPVCGKGLATECFDVPVPLDGSSTDASSQEVVQYSWEAGDDRFSFHAFWSGMWLSCEEIVEEPGERCRTFNELTPPTERGEKGLLEFATLQGPCHPTLRFGGKQLMEKAFLPHPPLGLVAKILWLSLGAQFFSIGLEFVSFLLLLMDLLFTGNPAYGLKLSAFAAISSVLSGLLGMVAHMMYSQVFQATANLGPEDWRPHAWNYGWAFYVAWVSFTCCMASAVTTFNTYTKLVLEFKCKHSKSFKGKLSFQPHHHQCSLQHLSCAAHTGGTLTSYHQYHNQPIRSVSEGVDFYSELHRKGFQQGLSRGLKEEVAGSIVEEESC; this is encoded by the exons ATGGCCAAG ATGGAGTTCTCGAAGGGCTCCTCTGGCCAACGGACACTCCTATCTGCCATCCTCAACATGCTATCACTCAGCCTCTCCACAACATCCCTGCTCAGCAACTCCTGGTTTGTGGGCACACAGAAGGTGCCCAAGCCCGTGTGCGGAAAAGGTCTGGCAACCGAGTGCTTTGACGTGCCGGTGCCCTTGGATGGGAGCAGCACCGACGCATCATCCCAGGAGGTGGTGCAATacagctgggaggctggggatgACCGCTTCTCCTTCCATGCCTTCTGGAGCGGCATGTGGCTATCCTGTGAGGAAATTGTGGAAGAACCAG GGGAGAGGTGCCGAACTTTCAATGAACTCACACCACCAACCGAGAGAGGTGAGAAAGGACTACTGGAGTTTGCCACGTTGCAAGGCCCATGTCACCCCACTCTCCGATTTGGAGGGAAGCAGTTGATGGAGAAGGctttcctcccccaccctcccttgGGGCTTGTGGCAA AGATCCTATGGTTATCACTGGGAGCCCAGTTCTTCTCCATCGGACTTGAATTCGTCAGCTTCCTCCTGCTGCTAATGGACCTGCTGTTCACTGGGAACCCGGCCTACGGGCTCAAGCTGAGTGCCTTCGCGGCAATTTCCTCTGTCTTGTCAG GCCTTCTGGGGATGGTGGCCCATATGATGTATTCACAAGTCTTCCAGGCAACTGCCAACTTGGGTCCAGAAGACTGGAGGCCACATGCTTGGAATTATGGCTGGGCCTTCTA CGTGGCCTGGGTTTCCTTCACCTGCTGCATGGCATCAGCAGTCACCACCTTCAACACATACACCAAGCTGGTGCTGGAGTTCAAGTGTAAGCACAGTAAGAGCTTCAAAGGAAAGCTGAGCTTCCAGCCACACCACCACCAGTGTTCCCTTCAGCATCTGTCATGCGCAGCCCACACGGGGGGTACTTTGACCAGCTACCACCAGTACCACAATCAGCCCATCCGCTCTGTCTCTGAAGGAGTTGACTTCTACTCAGAGCTACACCGCAAGGGATTTCAACAAGGACTTAGCCGGGGGCTAAAGGAAGAGGTGGCAGGGTCAATTGTAGAGGAAGAATCGTGTTAG